In Aspergillus nidulans FGSC A4 chromosome II, a single window of DNA contains:
- a CDS encoding Zn(II)2Cys6 transcription factor (transcript_id=CADANIAT00004841) produces MSTRRYRSTVACHSCRSRKVRCSINVTGIPCIRCSQDCAECVVDSGNETSRASRRHGLVRQRLRAATSSPPNRTETNTRNGTSASPKHTTDSPAQAISSKFTSQHDIQDEERNGLEIAAAALGDPKRAGHVPFYTGDKTGITSTLSLLSSGESLPQHLFIPSRHSTSLSEEDRNYLASKGVLDLPSSVACQCLLQAYFRHVHTIMPIIEADQILHFFQAGRLQEYNLLLVWSVFFVAVNFIPSNICEREGYESKKVMKAAIYSRAKCLYNNSGERDKIVLLQASLLLGFWHSEADEHSQPWYWSGISVSLCQMLGLHRNPDTPRYNTAIMDRQRHLWRRLWWTCFLRDRWLSLTLGRPLRIDLDDCDVPMPSVSDIIYDFRDVDPTVFAAFIPDDLPLLAEYWLRLIDLNPPLNKSMLLRQRSSVISLQSKALRAGAEPLGFICIIYNSITSAQATFLEPENPGPSNILRAILIVLYRPCLTEPSDDLSSTNQQWQESIWHKADSAASHTNDILEAMAQEGLLEYALPMTPPLLIPAMQMHLLNCRSGTSLSRRLRLNKLNACMMVLEEFQQVYTVASIYRGIFAKAIQLICPESTGTGGNENRTVTGSSSVPLRMGVSASTSAPIPIPPESTELDHQHVGTTATVGPEPGQGAALTDMVDALLDETLPFNFWETWGQMWVDDCLGLPVREDIAKLKYS; encoded by the exons TTGCTCGCAGGATTGCGCTGAATGTGTGGTAGATAGTGGAAATGAGAC TTCTCGAGCAAGTCGTCGCCACGGCTTGGTGAGACAGCGATTGCGAGCGGCCACAAGCAGTCCACCTAATCGAACAGAGACGAATACCAGAAACGGAACCTCAGCGTCTCCAAAACACACTACAGATTCACCGGCGCAGGCGATTAGCTCAAAATTTACCAGCCAGCATGATATACAAGATGAAGAGCGTAATGGTCTCGAAattgccgctgctgctttaGGAGACCCTAAACGAGCTGGCCATGTTCCTTTCTATACCG GGGACAAGACCGGAATCACATCGACGCTgtctcttctctcctctggAGAGTCTCTGCCACAGCATCTTTTTATACCATCTCGACACTCTACGTCTCTTTCCGAAGAGGACCGGAACTACCTAGCAAGTAAGGGCGTTTTAGATCTACCCAGCAGCGTCGCTTGTCAATGCCTTCTTCAAGCATATTTCCGTCATGTTCACACTATCATGCCGATCATTGAGGCAGATCAGATACTGCACTTTTTCCAGGCCGGGAGACTGCAAGAGTATAACTTGCTTCTGGTGTGGAGCGTGTTTTTCGTTGCTGTAAAC TTTATCCCGTCGAATATATGCGAGCGAGAAGGATATGAGTCTAAGAAAGTAATGAAAGCGGCCATATACTCCCGCGCCAAG TGCCTATACAATAATAGTGGTGAGCGGGACAAGATTGTTCTCCTCCAagcctctcttcttttgGGCTTCTGGCACTCCGAAGCCGATGAGCATTCGCAACCATGGTATTGGAGCGGTATCTCTGTCAGTCTTTGCCAGATGCTGGGACTGCATCGCAATCCCGACACACCGCGATACAACACAGCCATCATGGACCGTCAGCGTCATTTGTGGCGTCGCCTCTGGTGGACGTGCTTCCTGCGTGACCGGTGGTTGAGCCTTACTTTAGGGCGACCGCTACGTATTGATCTGGACGATTGCGATGTTCCGATGCCATCAGTCTCAGATATCATATACGACTTCAGGGATGTCGACCCAACCGTCTTTGCTGCCTTCATTCCAGACGATCTTCCCCTGCTAGCCGAATATTGGCTCAGACTGATAGACTTGA ACCCTCCTCTGAACAAATCAATGCTCTTGAGACAGAGATCCTCCGTTATAAGCCTCCAGAGCAAGGCGCTCCGAGCTGGAGCAGAACCACTCGGTTTTATCTGCATCATCTACAACTCCATTACGAGTGCGCAAGCAACGTTCCTTGAACCAGAGAACCCAGGGCCTTCTAACATTCTCAGAGCAATCCTTATCGTTCTCTATCGGCCGTGTCTGACGGAACCTTCGGATGACCTCTCCTCTACAAACCAGCAGTGGCAGGAAAGTATCTGGCACAAAGCTGACTCCGCAGCCTCCCACACAAATGACATTCTCGAGGCCATGGCCCAAGAAGGCCTACTCGAATATGCGCTGCCAATGAC ACCACCACTCCTCATCCCCGCAATGCAAATGCATCTTCTAAACTGCCGCTCCGGAACCTCTCTTTCGCGACGTCTCCggctcaacaagctcaacgCATGTATGATGGTCTTGGAAGAGTTCCAACAAGTTTATACGGTGGCGTCCATCTATCGCGGCATATTCGCCAAGGCTATCCAGCTTATCTGCCCTGAAAGCACCGGTACTGGTGGTAATGAGAACAGAACAGTGACAGGATCTTCTTCCGTTCCGTTACGTATGGGAGTATCTGCATCTACATCTGCACCCATACCGATTCCGCCTGAATCAACCGAACTGGACCATCAACACGTCGGTACTACTGCTACTGTCGGCCCAGAGCCAGGCCAAGGAGCAGCTTTGACTGACATGGTGGATGCCTTGTTGGACGAGACATTGCCGTTCAATTTCTGGGAGACGTGGGGGCAGATGTGGGTTGA TGACTGTCTGGGTTTACCTGTCCGCGAAGACATTGCCAAGCTCAAGTACAGCTAG